The segment TTTCAGCACCAGCGGCGAGCTGATCGGCGTTCCCGGACGGGAAGCCTACGGCCCCCGCTTCAAGCGTAGCGAACACGGGCTGAAGGAGCCGCCCCGGGTCGAAAGCTACCGGGGCTTTTACTTTGTGAGCTTCAATCCGAAAGTCGAAGACCTCGTTACCTATCTGGCGGGGGCGAGAGACTACCTCGACCTCGTCGTGGACCAGGCCGACGAAGGAATGCGGGTGATTTCCGGTTCCAACAAGTACGCGATAAATGCCAACTGGAAGCTGCTGGCCGAGAACAGCCTTGACGGATACCACCTGATCCCGACGCACCGGACTTACGTGGATTACATGTCCGGCTTCGGAACGGACGACAGCGGCGACACGCTGGCCACCCGCCCACCCGGCGCGGGGCTGGCTCTGGGCAATGGCCACTGCGTGTCGGAGAACATATCCCGGAACGGCCGCCCCATCGCCCGCTGGCATCCGGTATTCGGCGAGGAGGCCAAGCCGCGGATAGCGCGGGTCCGCCGCCGCCTGGTGCAGAAGTACGGAGAAGAGCGCGCCTACCGGATGGCCGACACCTCTCGAAATCTGCTCATCTATCCGAACCTGTTGATTATGGATTTCGTGGCCATCAGCATCCGGTATATCGAACCTCTGGCTCCGGACAGAATGGAGGTGACAGCCTGGCATCTTGTGCCCAGGGAGGAGTCAGGCGACACGCTGGCCACCCGGCTCGACAGCTACCTGACCTTCCTTGGACCCGGTGGCTTTGCCACACCGGATGACGTGGAAGTCCTGGAATCGTGTCAGACCGGTTTCCGGGCCTCGGGGACCGAGTGGTCCGACATCTCAAGAGGCATGCTCAAACCCAACCCGGGAACGGCGGATGAGCTCCAGATGCGGGGATTCTGGCGGCAGTGGCACGCCAATATGCAGGGCCTGAGTCAAGCCAACGTGCAGGACGGGCAGTCTGCAGAATCGCAAGCCGCCGAGGGTTCGGAAGATACCGATCGCGGCCATGACCGGACCAACGGACGATGACGGCCAACAGCAGTTCCGCGTTGCGAGGTAGCGTAGAGGAATTCCTATTTCGGGAAGCGGCGCTTCTGGACGAGTGGAGGCTGGAGGAGTGGGTAGATCTGTTTACGGACGACGCCCGCTACGTGGTTCCCTCCACGGATCTGCCGGAAGGGGACCCAACGCGCGACCTGGTGTTCATCGACGACGACATCGTCCGTCTGCGCGCCCGCGCGGCGCGGCTGAACAGCCGCTATTCCCACCGCGAGAATCCGCGGTCCCGAACCCGCCGGTTTGTTTCAAACGTGCGCGTAGAAGAAACCGGCGACGGACAGCTCTCGGTTTTCGCGAACGTTCTGGTTTACCGTTTCCGCAGCGGCGAAGGAGCGCCCTATGTCGGCACCATCGAGTACATCCTGCGGAGAGACGGCAGCGATTTGAGAATCGCGTACCGACGCGCCGTGCTGGATCTGGAAGATCTCTCCTGGCACGGCGCGGTCAGCATCATATTTTGAATGGCAGGTGATCCGGGCTTCCGGGATTTCAATGACTGAATCGAGCATCGACAAAGGGCTGCGCTTTGAAGCGGACGACCGGCCCTCCCTGCCCCTCACTATCGGCCTGGGATTGCAGAATACGGCGCTGACGCTGGCCGGCGTCGTTCTCACTCCCACAATCCTCATCACAACCGCCGGCGCGAGCGACGCCTATCTCAACTGGGCCCTGTTCGCCGCGCTGGTGGTCAGCGGCATGGCCACGTTCATTCAGGCCGTGCGATTTGGCCGTATCGGCGCCGGTTATATCCTGGTGATGGGCAGCACCACGGCTTATCTCGCGGTGGGCATCAGCGCCGTCCGCAGCGGAGGCCCCGAGCTGATGGCCACGCTGATTGTCGTGGCGGCCTTCACACAGTTCATTCTCGGCTCGAGGATGGCCATGTTGCGGCGAGTCTTTACGC is part of the Gammaproteobacteria bacterium genome and harbors:
- a CDS encoding Rieske 2Fe-2S domain-containing protein, which codes for MDIQDLIIDDRDHGIFRVHRSCMTSVDLFRREWELIFNRCWIYLGHESEVENPGDYRRRTVAGRPLFFIRSKDGRVRVFLNSCPHRGAMVCRRNAGNAKTLQCFYHAWTFSTSGELIGVPGREAYGPRFKRSEHGLKEPPRVESYRGFYFVSFNPKVEDLVTYLAGARDYLDLVVDQADEGMRVISGSNKYAINANWKLLAENSLDGYHLIPTHRTYVDYMSGFGTDDSGDTLATRPPGAGLALGNGHCVSENISRNGRPIARWHPVFGEEAKPRIARVRRRLVQKYGEERAYRMADTSRNLLIYPNLLIMDFVAISIRYIEPLAPDRMEVTAWHLVPREESGDTLATRLDSYLTFLGPGGFATPDDVEVLESCQTGFRASGTEWSDISRGMLKPNPGTADELQMRGFWRQWHANMQGLSQANVQDGQSAESQAAEGSEDTDRGHDRTNGR
- a CDS encoding aromatic-ring-hydroxylating dioxygenase subunit beta, producing MTANSSSALRGSVEEFLFREAALLDEWRLEEWVDLFTDDARYVVPSTDLPEGDPTRDLVFIDDDIVRLRARAARLNSRYSHRENPRSRTRRFVSNVRVEETGDGQLSVFANVLVYRFRSGEGAPYVGTIEYILRRDGSDLRIAYRRAVLDLEDLSWHGAVSIIF